In one Arachis duranensis cultivar V14167 chromosome 9, aradu.V14167.gnm2.J7QH, whole genome shotgun sequence genomic region, the following are encoded:
- the LOC107466474 gene encoding uncharacterized protein LOC107466474: MAEGNRFQTILDSIKSSETVEDRIQLFNDLVTLEMNGASDSECTSLIKCLTTFWEDFTCLDVTQCMLNGSILQVALKHMDICLSGCMPQILSLGAKASVWCGKHLKMSLLSTEDSQEEEHSSVFYKLLLEILRFTASTFSALLKFPDFGDKELMNIVETFTIEALNLTKDSISEAKQKIPSFGPDILKVAHTLIDAVIKLCKGGSELVNWDTSDANVLSLDRPTDVKHAINITKCAIDKLSQIGVIAANDGGNSVNILNVSWKGVVSLLQTGGGRFADVNVTNIVLTLLALITEPLKCAAESWSSSLRETVSVTEAKRVFVPVKFFLINAVKICSMYPHQAYTVYKEITHTVLMITSFRIFIGNENLLKCASSVITDLLEETTLDLVLSLLHSDQLKLKQKLEVLDSLFTTEGVSEGPTFADCNIAWVSEIFCSSCEGMDRARILIISRVALFINFLRYSFRLDEDIKVSIVQKLHWILDILSEEDVYCHMLVLQLPLLYGSGKTAQLVWQPMFSSLLQAFKTFMIVIYSSTAWGELESFLLENFFHPHFLCWEVIMECWCFVLRHAETQMASSIITKLCSLLKVLASSKSVFLSYSSFRKLARSICLLLTHGAESMVNQVYMSLVGDGRSESSLILCFSLLTEGFPFDLLTDELRNNSIQRILSDYFDFIDNFDETTLFIYYYFNTILAIFCSQVGLSDIDARTLKFLVSITCNYKSSEDKAIKDQCLRLFSETLGIISYLKHLYASNDIGQVIKAVENIFISDSEPPANLYKCKPNLAHFMSGLIHMEMLETDDDAKSRAVWELYHCLLRERHWAFIHLAMTAFGYFAARTKCNQLWRFVPQDAALAYDIVSGVEANKERFMAAFRTFLNKETALLTVAPCPDQLELLVREGLMLKQMVHKFSAIAEERQGFESMEIDDKNQSNKKRKLPDGISRGVELLKSGLKILGDGLSQWQPNQFDTNELHVKCMTQISQLEDVISHFEELAGSSEVQ, encoded by the exons ATGGCGGAAGGGAACCGTTTTCAAACCATACTCGATTCCATTAAATCCTCTGAG ACTGTGGAGGATCGTATTCAGTTGTTCAACGATCTCGTAACTCTAGAAATGAACGGTGCATCCGATTCTGAATGCACTTCTCTCATCAAATGCCTCACA ACATTTTGGGAGGACTTCACATGCTTGGATGTAACCCAGTGCATGCTAAATGGAAGCATTCTACAAGTGGCTTTAAAACACATGGATATTTGCCTTTCTGGATGTATGCCACAAATTCTATCTCTTGGAGCCAAG GCAAGTGTCTGGTGTGGCAAGCATTTAAAAATGAGTCTTTTGTCAACAGAAGATTCTCAGGAGGAAGAACATAGCTCTGTATTTTACAAG CTTCTTCTGGAGATCCTAAGGTTTACTGCATCAACCTTTTCAGCCTTGTTGAAATTCCCTGATTTTGGTGACAAGGAGTTGATGAACATTGTTGAAACCTTCACAATAGAAGCATTAAATCTAACAAAAGATTCAATATCGGAGGCAAAG CAGAAAATCCCATCATTTGGACCTGACATATTGAAGGTTGCACATACCCTCATTGATGCTGTCATAAAATTGTGCAAGGGGGGTTCTGAATTGGTAAACTGGGATACCAGTGATGCAAATGTACTGAGCCTTGATAGGCCTACTGATGTTAAACATGCCATCAACATAACAAAATGTGCCATAGACAAGCTATCTCAAATTGGTGTCATTGCTGCAAATGATGGTGGCAATTCAGTCAACATTCTTAACGTATCCTGGAAAGGGGTTGTTTCTCTGCTTCAAACTGGTGGGGGACGTTTTGCTGACGTGAATGTGACAAATATAGTGTTAACTTTGCTTGCATTGATAACCGAGCCTCTGAAGTGTGCTGCTGAGTCTTGGTCCTCATCACTGAGGGAAACAGTTTCCGTGACTGAAGCAAAAAGGGTCTTTGTGCCTGTGAAATTTTTCCTGATTAATGCTGTTAAAATCTGTTCGATGTATCCTCATCAAGCCTACACGGTGTACAAGGAGATTACACACACTGTCTTGATGATCACTTCGTTTAGGATCTTTATAGGTAATGAAAATCTTCTGAAATGTGCATCTTCAGTAATTACTGACCTACTGGAGGAAACAACTTTGGATTTGGTATTGTCTCTGCTTCATTCTGATCAACTAAAACTGAAACAAAAGCTTGAGGTACTGGATTCATTGTTCACTACTGAGGGGGTTTCTGAAGGTCCAACTTTTGCTGATTGTAACATAGCATGGGTTAGTGAGATCTTCTGCAGTTCCTGTGAAGGTATGGACAGAGCAAGAATACTAATCATAAGCCGAGTTGCATTGTTCATTAACTTCCTCAGATATTCGTTTAGGCTTGATGAAGATATCAAAGTGTCGATAGTTCAGAAGCTCCATTGGATCTTGGATATCTTAAGTGAGGAAGATGTGTACTGTCACATGCTTGTTTTGCAACTTCCTTTACTGTATGGATCTGGAAAGACTGCACAGCTGGTGTGGCAGCCTATGTTTAGTTCCCTCTTGCAAGCATTCAAAACCTTCATGATTGTGATCTATTCAAGTACAGCTTGGGGAGAGTTGGAGTCTTTCTTATTAGAGAATTTCTTTCATCCGCACTTCCTTTGCTGGGAGGTTATTATGGAATGCTGGTGTTTTGTGCTGCGACATGCTGAAACACAGATGGCAAGTAGCATCATTACCAAGCTATGCTCATTACTTAAGGTGCTAGCATCCTCAAAATCAGTTTTCCTTTCTTATTCTTCCTTCCGAAAGTTGGCAAGATCAATATGCTTGCTTCTGACACATGGCGCAGAATCAATGGTTAACCAAGTGTACATGTCCCTTGTGGGAGATgggagatcagagtcttcactAATTCTGTGTTTTTCTCTGTTAACTGAAGGTTTTCCATTTGATTTACTGACAGATGAATTGAGAAACAATTCCATACAAAGAATTTTGTCTGATTATTTTGACTTCATCGACAACTTTGATGAAACAACATTGttcatttattatta CTTTAACACTATTCTTGCCATTTTCTGCAGCCAGGTTGGACTATCTGATATTGATGCAAGGACCTTGAAATTTTTGGTTTCAATTACTTGTAACTATAAGagttcagaagacaaagcaatCAAGGATCAATGTCTTCGGCTTTTCAGCGAAACTCTAGGGATCATCTCATATCTGAAGCATTTGTATGCATCAAATGATATTGGACAAGTCATCAAGGCAGTTGAAAATATCTTTATCTCTGACTCTGAGCCTCCTGCAAATTTGTACAAATGCAAACCGAATTTGGCTCATTTCATGTCAGGACTCATACACATGGAAATGTTGGAAACCGATGATGACGCAAAGAGCCGTGCTGTTTGGGAATTATATCACTGTCTTCTGAGAGAGCGGCACTGGGCATTCATTCACTTGGCAATGACAGCATTTGGATATTTCGCTGCTCGCACAAAGTGCAATCAGCTATGGAGGTTTGTTCCACAAGACGCAGCACTTGCATATGATATAGTTTCAGGAGTGGAGGCAAACAAGGAGAGATTCATGGCTGCATTCAGAACATTTCTTAATAAGGAAACAGCTCTTCTCACTGTTGCACCTTGCCCTGATCAGCTTGAGTTGCTGGTAAGAGAAGGTCTTATGTTGAAACAGATGGTTCATAAGTTTTCAGCCATTGCTGAAGAGAGACAGGGATTTGAGAGCATGGAAATTGATGACAAGAACCaatcaaataagaaaagaaaacttcCAGATGGAATTAGCAGAGGAGTGGAATTGCTGAAAAGTGGTTTGAAGATTCTTGGGGATGGTCTTTCCCAGTGGCAACCAAATCAATTTGACACCAATGAACTGCATGTCAAGTGTATGACTCAGATTTCTCAGCTTGAAGATGTCATTAGTCACTTTGAGGAACTAGCTGGAAGCAGTGAGGTACAATAA
- the LOC107466562 gene encoding probable glutathione S-transferase codes for MEDLKLHGFWFSPFTMRVVWTLKLKGIAYENIEEDWVNKSPELLEYNPVYKKAPVLVHSGKPICESMIIVEYIDEIWPHYSLVPRDPYERAQARFWVNYADQMVPALFAALYFKCGAGEEKENPTEKIWEHLKVIEDQCLSDKRKFFGGDTINIVDIAFGSLFKVLYTIEDVNEVKVIETEKFPLLHSWFNNFKNVTVIKENFPDREKMSATIKSIIEKALASS; via the exons ATGGAAGATTTGAAGTTACATGGGTTTTGGTTCAGCCCCTTTACTATGAGGGTGGTATGGACCCTAAAGCTGAAGGGTATAGCATATGAGAACATAGAGGAAGACTGGGTCAACAAGAGTCCTGAACTTCTTGAATACAACCCTGTGTATAAGAAGGCTCCAGTGCTTGTTCATTCTGGAAAACCCATATGTGAATCCATGATCATTGTTGAATATATTGATGAGATATGGCCACATTATTCATTGGTTCCTCGTGATCCGTATGAGAGAGCTCAAGCAAGGTTTTGGGTTAACTATGCTGATCAAATG GTTCCTGCATTATTTGCGGCACTCTACTTCAAATGCGGTGCTggtgaagaaaaagagaacCCAACAGAGAAGATCTGGGAACATCTCAAAGTTATTGAAGATCAATGCCTAAGTGATAAGAGGAAATTCTTTGGAGGGGACACTATTAATATTGTGGACATAGCTTTTGGGTCACTTTTCAAAGTTTTATACACTATAGAAGATGTGAATGAAGTGAAGGTCATAGAAACTGAGAAGTTCCCTCTCTTGCATTCATGGTTCAATAATTTCAAGAATGTCACAGTGATCAAAGAAAACTTCCCTGATAGGGAGAAAATGTCAGCTACTATAAAATCTATCATAGAGAAGGCGTTGGCATCTTCCTGA